The Coffea arabica cultivar ET-39 chromosome 2c, Coffea Arabica ET-39 HiFi, whole genome shotgun sequence genome includes the window TATGACACAAAACCACCATCTATCTATATCTATCTACTATATGAGATATGAGAGATGAGAGATAATGAGCTTTCTGGAACAAAGAAACAAACGGTGTTTCCCTCTGCATGGCAACAGACAGATGCCTCCATTTGAAATCTTTCCCTCTGCATGGCAACAGACAACTGGCTCTATTTTAAATTTGGCCTCACCAACAAAGCTAATGAACCTTGGATTGCACACACTCCAACCATCTGACTGTAATCCGATAAAAGAAAGCAGATGAAACTTAACGAAGCAAATGAAACTGATCCCcgtttttttctcaaattttcctCGCAAACAAAGCAGATGAAATTGCAAGGCGAAAATTGCGGCAACGAGGAAAATCCAACTGCttcttatatatgtgtatagaAATCTGGGCACTTTTTTTAACGTGTTTAAGAGGCCTTGATTTTCTAAGGTAATTTATTTGCATTTTGAATATAAATACAATCTAAAAATTGATATTTTGCCATTGATATAACCTTTAAAATTCCTAGATAGGCGGATCCTTCAATCTCAATAAGACTCTATTTGGGGTTACAATACTTTTCGtaaaaaagtacttttaaaTGTTATAAGTACTTTTAAAGCGTTTGGTGAATATCATcctattgaatttgaaattgagTCTTCGGTGTTAAAAACATGTCAACAAAAGTTCAAATTTGGTACTTTTAGAATAGCTTTTCCGATTtagaaataaaatattaaatttaatcattttatcctatattatgaattaactaaagagataaatacatttaaaaattattaaattacacATTATTCAATACAATGAGTACTTATTCAATTATGTCtccaaataatatatttaaaagcAATTAAGTACTTAGTAAGTACTTTTGTTAAAAATCTCTATTAAAGAAGTGCTTTTCAATAAACTATCGCAATTCTAAACAAGCCTTTAGACAAAATTATGAAAGATAATGTAGACCAAAAAGTAAATGTTGAGCAATTAATTACCTCACACAATGCTCATATTCTCCGTCGTGTTTGGATTCGTAGTTACAAAGTCACCATCGGGCTTGATATTTGTGTATAATTTTCCTTCCCGCATGCTTCCCAAAAATGGGAAAGTTGATGTTATTTACTGCTTGTTAGTAGTTGAAGTACTTGGAGAACTCGAGAAGGGTGGGAGGAGGGTTGAACTATATGGTACGAGAGAGAAGGTGTAAGTGAGAGGTTTAAAATTCGAGACTTCCtacttatatatataaaaaaaaaaaaacttaaggaAGAGTTAGATTAGCTAGTAATGTGGAAAGGGTTGGATTGAGCGGTAAGATGAAAGAGATTGTAAGTAGGAAATTTTgaaactttcaaaaaaaaaagggagaatgAGACCAATCGTCCCTCACATATCGCCGATGTGAAAATTTAGTCCCTTAGAACGAAAATGATTAGTTTTAGTCCctacaaacaaaaaataatcaCTTTTAGTCCATTTTCACTTTTTTGAACATATTTTGACCCGAACTTACTGGACCCACATGATGTGCATAATTTTTAAAGGGTAAGAATGACAAACCACCTGACTAGAAAATGTGAGggaactaatagtgcaaaactttagttaaacattcattaaaaaatatataactaACCCACCATAATTAACAATTCATCTCAACCCAAAACAACCCTAATTACAAACTCTCAGCAGCTGATTAAAATTCATCTGAAGGAAATTACTGATTGAAATGCCAAATATGTTGGGTTCAGAGATAATGATGCAACAAACGCCGACAAACTTGGCAACCTTGGCGTGATCGACGGATGGAACTTCCACAATTTCTCCACCTTCCAGCTTTTGAGGCATCCTGACTTTGATGGAGAATGGGTTCTTCTTGGTTTCAATAATTGCACTACTGTTGTAGATCATGACAGCACCATTGTCGGTCAGCATTGCAAGTGTTCGTGAAATGCCTGAATGAAATGTCTGAAGCCGTGGAGCACTAGGGAAAGCTCTGCATTTGCCTCTTAAGAGCCGAAGTCTCCGAAAACCCAAGAAACTCAAACACCAAAGAGAAGTCcttaaaaatcataaaaagcCAGTTTATTCTTTGCCCCAATCATCAACCGACCATGAGTAGAATCTTGAGCCCCATCAAAAGCCTTGTTTAGACATCACACTTCTATCACAAAATCTCACTGCCTTTGATCCAAAGAGTTTCTCAAAGACACATCCCATACAATCTATGCCTTCATCTCCTAAAACTTTTTCTCATCTTGCCATTGTCCTGCTCAACAATCCTAGCTTGAAAGCGGCATAGTTTCTTCACGAAAGAAGGGAAAGAGTCCAATGGCGTGTCACTGTAACAAGAAAAAGATGGAAACTTTGACAAAGCATTTCAACCCCATCCTATTTTCACCCAAAAAAGTGCAGTCTTTAGATATTGCAAGCCACCAAAGTTTACTCTCCAACTTTAGGCCTGTGGAATTTTTTCCATCTTGATTTTGACCAGGAACTCCGGACAGACTTGCTAGAATGATTTGGGCTAGGAagcacattttcattttttttttgcatttatcTTTTATAGCACATTTGcttgttattttcttgtctttaATCACGAATTTCCTTCGAAATATTTTCAATCAACTAAGAGGAGTTTGTAATTATGGTTCATTTTGGGTTGATATGAATTAGAGATTTTCAAGTAATGGTGGAAtagtttttgtgtattttgatgaATATTTAACTAAAGATATGCACCATCAGTCCCTCAAAATTCTGATCAagttgatttttcatttttaccctTTAAAACTTGGATATGTCATGTGGGCCCGGTAAGTTCCAGTCAAAATCTGCTCGGAAAAGTAAAAATGGACTAaatgtgatcattttttgtttgttagGGATTAAAACTAATCATTTTCGTTCTAAGGAATTAAATTTTTACATCAGCGATAATCAGCGATATGTAAGGGACGGTTGGTtcaattctccaaaaaaaaaaaacttatgggCTTGTTTGGCATTTAGGTGATTTGGCGAGGAATTtcgaaaaactcttcaaaaattttaaaatatacatttcaaaatacttaaaaacacacaaaaaaattttccttcttcCTTCCCCTCTTGGCCCACTACCACCATTGCCGGTGCCCGTTGTCACCGTCATTGGGCGCTTCtctactttttattttctttcttttctctctgtcattctttctccttttccgTCTTTCCCTTATTCTTCTTCTCCTGCCACCCCATCTTCTCTCATCTCTTTTGACCTCTCTGGTTCGTGAGGGAGAGAGGAAAAGGGATGAGGTAAAGGGGGAGAGAAAATgaggagaaagggaaagaagGAGGAAGAGAGATAGGGATTAAGAcagaggaaggaaaaaaaaggaggtGCTAGCAAAAGTGTCGCCCGACGATGGAAGTGGAGACTGGCGGTGATTAGAACAGTTGTGAGAAGGAAGAAGAtcagaggaaagaaaaaaagaaaggaatataGCCTTCACTACTACCACCACTACTCCAAATTATGATAAATTAAGCATCAATGATATCCTAATTTTACTAGTTATTATTGTTGTTATAGGGTTTGCTTAGGAGGGGTACTTTTTAGGAGTTTTTAACaggtaattttttttacaacatTTATCTATAGGAATCTTTAAAAACATCCCACATTTTAAAAATGCACCTTAAAATATCCCAAAACACCATCaatgtttttctcttttgcctTTTTCCTCCTCTCCTACCTCAATTCTCCAACATGTCCGCCAGCTAGCACGTGCACTGTCATCTACTCTAGTACCGACTCCACCCCCTctcctctttccttttttttattttttatttccctGTCTCTTTTCCCTCCTCCTCTCTCCATCCCTCCACCTCTTTCTTTCCCCCTTAACCTCCACCCTCTCCTCTCACTTGGCCCCCATTCCCTTCTATTACTTGATCCCTATGACTTCTAGTCAAGCTACCAAATCTGGTCGTCTTTTCCCTCTAGTCAAGCAATTAGATTCAATCGTGTGACCAAAGGTTGCTAGGGTGGGAAAAGGCGGCAAGGGAAATGggggaaggaaagaaagaggaggagatggagagagagagaaatagaagggaaaaaaaaagagagatggCCAACGGCAATTGAGGTGGTGGCTATCAATAGCGGCAATAAGGAtggagggaaaaagaagaacaagCGTAGGAGGAAGGAGAAAGAGGAaagaatggaaaagaaaaaaaggaaaaaaattaagttttttaaattttttaaaaccctaaatagacaaaaaattttataatttctatAGTAAAgtagaataaaattttatataaatccCAAAAAATACACCTTGTAAAAGACCCATGGTTATTGATATTAGTGTAAGTATCTCATGACCGTAGAGCATTTAACAATTTTAATTAATAGCTCACAAACTCAAATCAACCCATTAATAAaaggaataatttcaaaaacctctcctAAGGATATTGATAATTTCATtgacctcccttgagatttggaaaattacactgacctcccctgacaAAATAAGGGGCCCATTTGCTGATATCACCTAGTATAAAATTACTCATGTACCTCAACACATTATCTAAGATTAGAAACTAAAATATGAGAATTAAGTAATTATGGCACAAATCAACTAATTAATAGAATTATCTATTAACAAACATGAATAGTAATGTGAAAGACACAAAATAGTGTCATTTTGCCATACCAATTGGCACCATTTTGTGATTGACATGACTTGACATGACCACATTTCAATTGTACATAAGAAAGGCTCGAGTAGAACAAAAGAAGCACCAATCAAAGAAATAGAACAATAAGTTTGTTCTTGAAGATTTTTTCCCTTGGTTTAGAAACTAAAGAGATGGCCTTTGTATcaaaataattttgtgaaagtgGCTAAGAAAAAAGATAGAAGAAAGGCAAAATTGGATATTCTTTTCTATGTAAAATCACAAAAGGTATACTCTAAATCAGGTAAACAATCTCCTTAGCTTGATATTTAAAAGTTGTAAACTTAgttgaaaatcatgaaatttttcgAGATGATCATAATTGCAGTCTGCCTTGACTGATAATTGTTTGCAACTGATAATTATTTTTGCTAATGCACCTTGACTGGAATGCATGAGGGGtatttgtgaaacaaaattttcatatttgtgaaacaaaattttcatCTCTCTCCTAAAAGTAGTTTTATAAGTCATACTTTTTTAGAGATGGACTGATTTTGTTACAAAATCATAAACCTTAAGGGAtgttagtgtaatttttcaaatctcagaGAAGtttagtgaaattgttagaaacctcctgacagatttttgaaattattccttAATTAAATTAAAACTCAAAAATAGTAAGGAGCTCTATTAACAATTTAACATTGTATGAATTTATACATTGATAATAATTAGTTGACCATGAACCTTAATGATCtgccttttccttttttggttttCAGCTGCTACTACCAGAAATAAACTGAACTTGTAGACGATTGAATTGGAAGGAGATAATACAAATAAAATTAACAGTACAAATGCCATTCTTTAGCCGCAGGTGAACCAAAAGATGGCGACAGCGGTTGGATGGACGTGGAGTTGGAGACCGCCCACAACCACAGTTACATGTCCCCGCCGGTCATCGCCTCTTTCTTTACCTCTACCATGCTTCAGGTAACCCCTCCTTCCTCTCCCTACTTTTCTGCACAAGAAACTCCAGGCGGGTTCTAACTTCAATTGTTAATCCCTGTACCTTCTGGGGTGGGGATTTTATTCCACAGGGTGGTCCATGAAAGCAAGACTAGACCATTCAAAGTCTGCTGCGATTATTCCTGCTTCGAGGTAAGCTTTCCCTTCGGTTTCCTACATTGGGATACATTGACTTGAAGTTTATGTTTTTTCTGTGTTCACTTTATAGATGGTTTGTCACTTGAAAAAAATGACGACTTTTCGAACTGTGTATTTAGGATTGTGGATAAAAAGCAATAAGGTACAGAGCTGTTGAATTTTGAACTGTAAGAGCAAAATGAAAATGCTGTCCATATTGGCAATCGAAGTTCAAATAAATCTCGAAGGTTCTGAATCATCAATCTTGAGAATAGATGAAAGAGAGCTGAACTGAACTGAACAGAAAGAATTCAATCATTTGCTAAAGCTTTTGCTGATTCTTAATCGAATTATATCCTAACATTATGGGAGGAAGAAGATAAGCATCGCTTAATTGACTAAACTTTCTTGTTACGAATATCCTAAAAGAGTCTGTAACAAATTAAGATGCGAGATTGTTTGGTTTTCAACTTTCATAAATTGCCCTTCATCTTTTTAGCTCTTCAAGTTTTGAATGCAACCAAGGGTGATTATCACATGGTAGAGTGCACGGATGTAATTCATTTAGTGCTTTATAAATTGCATCCTTGGTCAAGTGGAACCAAGAGGTTGAGATGTGAAGTGTTCTTCATCATCTGTTGGACCTTATGTACAAATATCAACACCTGTTTTTATGAGATTTTCTGGTTCAGTTTCTTCAACCACAGTGACAGTACATCTATATGTTTGCTAATTGATATGTAatattttctttctattttgtcAAGATGTGCTTTGCTACTAAGCTTTGTAGAATCTTTACTGGACAATACGAAGGTCAAGAGTTGCTAAAATACTCTAATTTCTATTTCCTCAAATATGTGCTATTGCCAGCTAAAGGATGTCAGTTACCAACCTCCTGGAACAAAAGTCAACCTTCTAGATGGCGTGAGTTTCTCCCTCCGTGAAAAAAGGTGGAATTTCCTACTTATCTTTGCATGATCAACTGTTGTATTTCTATTGCTTTCAAACAGTTTTTCAGTGTTCCCCTCAAACTGGTAACATAAGCTACGTGAGTAAAACCAATTTATCTTCTTCTGTTAATTAATTGGTGCTTGTGGAATATATGTATTCAAAttacattctttttctttcttttcaaatttgatttgaatttcACTGATGGTAAATTTTTCCTTGCACCATGTTTTAGTGGACACATGCATCTGTTATGAAATGCTTCacattttatctttttgtcaTGGATTTCTGCAGttttggtttgatatttggaCGGAGTGGTAGTGGAAAAACTACTCTCTTACAGGTGCTAACTCTGTTATTAGAATTTGTGCTGTACAATTAATACAGTTATGATTTATCCCTCAAGTTAAACTTGCATCATTGATTTTTCTATGCACAGCTGATTGCAGGATTTAGTAAGCCCACGTCAGGCTCCATTCATGTCCAAAGATATGGTAATGATGGCTGCCCAAATAGGTTGCCTGAACTCTTAAATGCAAATAAAGTTGGGATTGTATTTCAATTTCCTGAGAGGTAATGAGATGctgtttaaatttaaaatgaaagttctctttttttttatctttatgTGACACATAACTGCTTTATTTGGTGTGATGAACTTGTGATTTTATGGGAGGTAGGGTGAATAGGGAAGGATTTATGATTGGCTTGACCTTATATCTTTCAACACTTTTTAAGTCTCTACCTTTCTTTCACGAGAATTTCTGAAGGGTTACATAGATTTTGGATACCTTTGAGTGGTTTAGGATTGTTCATCAATCTAGAGAATGACTTTAGATCGAGCAAACTGGATATAACAATGTTATCTGGGAAATATTGTTGATAGGTGAAGTATTATGGTGTGCCATACTCCTGCCATCCAAGCGCTTCTTTTTCTCTATTTATGTTTGGAGAGAAtgaaaaccaagagaaaatagaaagaaattGCACACTTACAGCGAAAAAGAATATCGAACTAATGATATAGGTAAACAAATGTCCAACTTTAGAGCAGGCTGTCAGGCTATGAGTTTGCTGTTAGGGTATCTCACAGTTAGATATTGTTgtttgatatatgtaaaatgACACTAAAAAAAAGTCCCTCCTCTAATATGCAAGTTTTCTTAACTGTACTAAAGAATTTGCAAAATAATACGCCATGTACTAGGTATTTTGTGGCAGAGAAGGTTTTTGATGAAGTCATCTTCGGGTGGGCAAGACAAAAAGGTGGCAGTCAGTTGAAAGAGCTTCTTGATTTAAGACTTCAAAAAGCTATTACTTCAGTACGTATTGTCATTGAATTAATTCATTCCCTGCCCTTCTAATTAGCATTAGTTCTATAATTTATCTGTCTTGCAGAATATGTCTATTTTGTGCAGTTCCAAAACTTTTTCTTGTGGTTGTTGCAGGTTGGTCtaactggaattgctttggatcaGGATCCACAATCACTAAGTGGTGGTTACAAACGTCGTCTTGCTTTAGCAATTCAGTTAGTGAGAATCTGTATCTTCTGATGTTTTTTTCCTACTTTGACATCCATAATGTGTCTGCACCAGCAAAATGGTACACATATTTACATGTCATTATTGCACTTAGGTGCTAATTTGactgaaaaattttgtttacTTCACACAGGTACAAGCTCCAGATTTGTTGTTATTGGATGAGCCTCTTGCTGGTCTTGGTAGGTGGATGCCCTATGCTAAATTGCTTGTAACTTGTTATGCTTCATGTTGCAAATTTCCTTTCTACCTTTCATGTTCTAAGTAAATATGATGAAAAACATGTCAGTAAAACAGTTATGGTAGATTTATTCTTACAAATGTGTAGCATGGGACACGCTCAGAAAGTCCTACAGGATAGTTTAATTGTAACAGTAGCATATATTCCAGTTATTTGTAGAGAAAGAAAAGGGATGTGCGTATGTGCAATTCACTTTGTTAGTTGATGGTATAGATTCATTCTTCTGTTGATCCTTTTGCCAATACAAATAAATGCTTGGATGGAGAGGAAGTAAGGTAACAATTGCATACAGATAGAATGAGATTTAAACATAAAAGGCAGATATAGTTCCTTTTTAAGATACCACTTTCTTTCCAGGAAATGATCGAGGATAGTTGGAGGTGGTAGGTATTCATGAGGATATACACCATTTCCAAGTTATTGGTTGactgtttaattttgttttcgggattataatttatttcaaagaaTTGTGTTGTTATGTCTTGCTACTTCTTGAGTCTTGAAAAATGAAGTGAGGGCATATCTGATTAGGTTATATTGTTGAATTATCTTGATCATTCCTCTTATTCTCCGAGTAACCACTCCTAGATCGCTGAATATTTTCTGCGTTATGAAAATCAGATTGGAGAGCTCGTGCAGATGTCGTGAAACTCCTAAAGAATCTAAAGAAGGAATTAACTATACTTGTCGTCAGCCATGACCTTAAGTAaggtctttttttctttttaatttttccaatAATTTCTTGTCTTGgaattttaatatatattttttcaaatagaGATTTTGCTgtctttgattaatttttcttgATTAGCTGTTAACAACTTTGCTGCATTATGTATTTGCTTCACTTATGGACGGGGGACTTCAGTTCCCTATTGTGCACGTGGCTATCACCTGTATTTCTATGGAAAATGTAAATTTTAAACTGTTGTTATCTTAGTCAGAAATTTAGGTCTACAGAGGAGAAGTGTACTCGTGTTTGAATTGCATTGAGTTAGTACTTTTGTTCCATGTAGATGTGTTCAAATTCCATTGAGTTTGTACACTTGTTCCATGTTGATGTTGTAAAGTAATTTAGTTTCCATGGGACATTACCAAGGTCATATGTTCTGCTCATGGGTGAGTTGAAATGAACTCAGCATCAACCAAGTGAATTTACTGAGAGTCTAGATTTATATTGGTAGAAGTTTTGGGTGGAATTTTGCCAGGCATAATTCTTTGTCTTGCTTTCCTTTTTCTCAAGTATAGTGTCCAATTTCCTATGATTGAAAATTGTCAATCATACAAAGTTTCTCCTCAATGACTCTTCATGTAGTATGAAAGGTAGTGTCTCCAtatgttcttttatttttcagcATATCTTGTCGACCTATATCATCCTTTTCActtcctttttaaactattatatAGGTAGAACTGTCTCTTATACTGATACCAGTTATGGGATATAAAATTTTGGATCAAGGGTGTATTAGGTTTTTGATGGGGCTGAGCTGccatgttttgcatgtttttattCAGAAATGTGAATTTATTTGTAGAGAGTTGTCATGCCTAGTTGATCAATCATGGAGGATGGAGATGGGTGGAATGCTTAAAGGTGAGCCACTTCCAGTTTAACAGATGCAATGCGTCTTTGCCTACTTGAGCTATGCAAGATGTAAATACATGAGGTATGGCAACAGAGTATTGTAAACTAATTGAGTTGTATACGTTGCTGAAGTTCAACGATCATGTTTATGCAAAAAGATTTAAACACAATTAACTAAAGTACATTCACTTCCTGTTCcgtccctccctccctccctccccccCCCCTGGCCCgcccacacacacacaaacacccgcaacagaagaggaaaaaaagctaagaagaaaagaaaaagaaggaaagatgTATCATGAAAATAGACAATTCTGGTTATACTAGGTAGgtggtttttatttttctcctttGTGAAATGCCATGTTACTCGTACAAAGATAAGCTCATATTTCACTGGTGCACAATTGTGGTAGTATAATGCAACCCCGTTGGATACCTGCAAAACTTTGGAGTTTGCAGTTCTGCAATTCATCATATAAAGAGCCACCATTTTGACAAATGCTTTTGAAATTTAGTACAATAGCAGTACATTCCATTAACTTTTGCTTTGGTATCAAATCCAGAGAGATACGAAGAACCCCGCTTTATTCTCGCTCTTCATCGAGTTCAAGCATCACCACTCATTCCTAATGACATACTAATCACCAGCTCACAGTGACGAATCACGATACTTGATAGACGAACAGTGAATACAAGAGTTGGATTGATGTTTCATACTAGGATGAATATGTTTGTTCTTTGTTAAATGTAGTCAGCATCAGTTTTGATCCAGTGCTTCCAAATTAACCGTTGTAGTACCAGTGTCAATCCCTTTAGATGATGGCACAGATTTGGAGGTCTCCTTCTTCAAAGTGATCTTCTTAGGAGACCTTTTATTTTCCTGTGTCATCCCCGTAATGCATGCCCGGCTTGCCAGAgagtttcttgattttgttttgTCCAGTGCTTTACATATATATGATTAGCATTCTTCAGAACAATCTAATTATGTCTTCCATTTTATCTGGATGAATAGTTGAAATTGAACGTCTTATTATGTCGATTGAAAACTGTTTTGTCAATTTGCACTAAACATGATAAAACATCTGGGCAGTGCAAAAGTGAACAAAAGTGATTTTATTCAACACAAGTAAAATGCTTATCACcaatttctttggatttctaAGATTCACAGCAGATGAGAAAGATCGTTATGCCTTTGTACTCGGTgaatttcaaacttttgaagTGTAGATAGGACTCATGTGACTGCAAGCTGAAGTATAGCCTCCATCAATCACAAGATTGTGGGCTGTTATGAATCCAGATTCATCACTAGCTAAA containing:
- the LOC113727877 gene encoding ABC transporter I family member 11, chloroplastic-like isoform X2; the protein is MATAVGWTWSWRPPTTTVTCPRRSSPLSLPLPCFRVVHESKTRPFKVCCDYSCFELKDVSYQPPGTKVNLLDGVSFSLREKSFGLIFGRSGSGKTTLLQLIAGFSKPTSGSIHVQRYGNDGCPNRLPELLNANKVGIVFQFPERYFVAEKVFDEVIFGWARQKGGSQLKELLDLRLQKAITSVGLTGIALDQDPQSLSGGYKRRLALAIQLVQAPDLLLLDEPLAGLDWRARADVVKLLKNLKKELTILVVSHDLKELSCLVDQSWRMEMGGMLKDSQQMRKIVMPLYSVNFKLLKCR
- the LOC113727877 gene encoding ABC transporter I family member 11, chloroplastic-like isoform X1, whose protein sequence is MATAVGWTWSWRPPTTTVTCPRRSSPLSLPLPCFRVVHESKTRPFKVCCDYSCFELKDVSYQPPGTKVNLLDGVSFSLREKSFGLIFGRSGSGKTTLLQLIAGFSKPTSGSIHVQRYGNDGCPNRLPELLNANKVGIVFQFPERYFVAEKVFDEVIFGWARQKGGSQLKELLDLRLQKAITSVGLTGIALDQDPQSLSGGYKRRLALAIQLVQAPDLLLLDEPLAGLDWRARADVVKLLKNLKKELTILVVSHDLKELSCLVDQSWRMEMGGMLKERYEEPRFILALHRVQASPLIPNDILITSSQ
- the LOC113727877 gene encoding ABC transporter I family member 11, chloroplastic-like isoform X4; its protein translation is MATAVGWTWSWRPPTTTVTCPRRSSPLSLPLPCFRVVHESKTRPFKVCCDYSCFELKDVSYQPPGTKVNLLDGVSFSLREKSFGLIFGRSGSGKTTLLQLIAGFSKPTSGSIHVQRYGNDGCPNRLPELLNANKVGIVFQFPERYFVAEKVFDEVIFGWARQKGGSQLKELLDLRLQKAITSVGLTGIALDQDPQSLSGGYKRRLALAIQLVQAPDLLLLDEPLAGLDWRARADVVKLLKNLKKELTILVVSHDLKNVNLFVESCHA
- the LOC113727877 gene encoding ABC transporter I family member 11, chloroplastic-like isoform X5 → MATAVGWTWSWRPPTTTVTCPRRSSPLSLPLPCFRVVHESKTRPFKVCCDYSCFELKDVSYQPPGTKVNLLDGVSFSLREKSFGLIFGRSGSGKTTLLQLIAGFSKPTSGSIHVQRYGNDGCPNRLPELLNANKVGIVFQFPERYFVAEKVFDEVIFGWARQKGGSQLKELLDLRLQKAITSVGLTGIALDQDPQSLSGGYKRRLALAIQYKLQICCYWMSLLLVLIGELVQMS
- the LOC113727877 gene encoding ABC transporter I family member 11, chloroplastic-like isoform X3; translation: MATAVGWTWSWRPPTTTVTCPRRSSPLSLPLPCFRVVHESKTRPFKVCCDYSCFELKDVSYQPPGTKVNLLDGVSFSLREKSFGLIFGRSGSGKTTLLQLIAGFSKPTSGSIHVQRYGNDGCPNRLPELLNANKVGIVFQFPERYFVAEKVFDEVIFGWARQKGGSQLKELLDLRLQKAITSVGLTGIALDQDPQSLSGGYKRRLALAIQLVQAPDLLLLDEPLAGLDWRARADVVKLLKNLKKELTILVVSHDLKELSCLVDQSWRMEMGGMLKGEPLPV